One stretch of Amycolatopsis tolypomycina DNA includes these proteins:
- a CDS encoding aminotransferase class I/II-fold pyridoxal phosphate-dependent enzyme, whose protein sequence is MDHSKAPVLEALRDYHSAGYVPFNAPGHKQGRGIDPRVLEVVGADVFKSDVIALNGLDDRLMRRGVLEEAQQLMADAVGAEHTFFSTCGSSLSVKSAMLAVAGPHEKLLVPRHVHKSVISGLIVSGVRPVWVHPHWDAERHLSHPPGVREFAEAYERDPEVKGALVVTPTDYGTCGNLAAIAEWCHERGLPLIVDEAWGAHLPFHDGLPPWGMDAGADVCVTSVHKMGAAVEQSSVFHLQGDRVDPDVLKAREDLLGTTSASSLVYAALDGWRRQMAEHGKELLAGALTLVESVRGRLTELGLSVQHDEFLGPDLADSVDPLKVVLDLEKLGISGYQAADWLREHQRVTVGLADHRRIVAQFNHSDDEQTAGTLINALDALVKVAPSFEKPPQVDLPSPREMELETAMLPRDAFFGEAEQVPADEAVGRISAEMITPYPPGAPGVLPGEVLTRPMLDYLRSGLGAGMQLPDPADSKLESIRVVAQS, encoded by the coding sequence ATGGACCACAGCAAGGCACCGGTTCTCGAAGCGCTGCGCGACTACCACAGCGCCGGCTACGTCCCGTTCAACGCGCCCGGCCACAAGCAGGGCCGCGGCATCGACCCGCGGGTCCTCGAAGTCGTGGGTGCCGACGTGTTCAAGTCCGATGTCATCGCACTGAACGGCCTGGACGACCGGCTGATGCGCCGGGGCGTGCTGGAAGAAGCCCAGCAGCTGATGGCCGACGCGGTCGGCGCCGAGCACACGTTCTTCTCCACGTGCGGGAGCTCGCTGTCGGTGAAGAGCGCGATGCTCGCCGTCGCCGGCCCGCACGAGAAGCTGCTGGTCCCCCGCCACGTCCACAAGTCGGTGATCTCCGGGCTGATCGTCAGCGGCGTCCGGCCGGTGTGGGTGCACCCGCACTGGGACGCCGAGCGGCACCTGAGCCACCCACCTGGCGTGCGCGAGTTCGCCGAGGCCTACGAGCGCGACCCCGAGGTCAAGGGCGCCCTCGTGGTGACCCCGACCGACTACGGCACGTGCGGCAACCTCGCGGCGATCGCCGAGTGGTGTCACGAACGCGGGCTCCCGCTGATCGTCGACGAGGCGTGGGGCGCGCACCTGCCGTTCCACGACGGCCTGCCGCCGTGGGGCATGGACGCGGGTGCCGACGTGTGCGTCACGAGCGTGCACAAGATGGGGGCCGCGGTCGAGCAGAGCTCGGTCTTCCACCTGCAGGGCGACCGCGTCGACCCGGACGTGCTGAAGGCGCGGGAGGACCTGCTCGGCACGACCAGCGCGAGCTCCCTCGTCTACGCCGCCCTCGACGGCTGGCGGCGGCAGATGGCCGAGCACGGCAAGGAGCTGCTGGCCGGCGCGCTGACGCTCGTGGAGTCGGTCCGCGGCCGGCTGACCGAGCTGGGCCTGTCCGTGCAGCACGACGAGTTCCTCGGCCCCGACCTCGCCGACTCGGTCGACCCGCTGAAGGTCGTGCTCGACCTCGAAAAGCTGGGCATCAGCGGCTACCAGGCGGCGGACTGGCTGCGCGAGCACCAGCGCGTCACCGTCGGCCTGGCCGACCACCGCCGGATCGTGGCCCAGTTCAACCACTCCGACGACGAGCAGACGGCCGGCACGCTGATCAACGCCCTGGACGCGCTGGTGAAGGTGGCGCCCTCGTTCGAAAAGCCGCCGCAGGTGGACCTGCCCTCGCCGCGGGAGATGGAGCTGGAGACGGCGATGCTGCCGCGTGACGCGTTCTTCGGCGAGGCCGAGCAGGTGCCGGCGGACGAGGCGGTGGGCCGGATCTCGGCCGAGATGATCACGCCGTACCCGCCCGGCGCGCCCGGTGTGCTGCCCGGCGAGGTGCTCACCCGGCCGATGCTCGACTACCTGCGCAGCGGGCTCGGCGCGGGGATGCAGCTGCCCGACCCGGCCGACTCGAAGCTCGAGTCGATCCGGGTCG
- a CDS encoding amidohydrolase: MESHEELHERADERIEHLDERLWAVATALHERPELSYEEHAAAGRLTAELAADGFEVETGVAGLATAFVARAGEGRPCVALLLEYDALPGLGHACGHNLIAATGLGAALAAKDVLGDTPGSLLAVGTPAEERGGGKVAMAEAGVFDDVDAALMVHPGVHSWSWAPLTAQVEVKVTFHGRAAHPTGDPEHGIDALAALIQAFGAISALRQRLPAGSHVQGIVTRGGEATNIVPDRAEGRFGLRALTTDALDRLVEDVTTCAEGAALATGAKVDVERLGRGYAHFRDNPVLSERFTEHLAACGIHATPPSPGVFLGSSDIGDVSVRVPAIHPFVAITAEEKSDHTPEFAEAAASPRGRAAMLASAAALARTVIDLRTHPALVSRAWDCFRDLARNGR, from the coding sequence ATGGAGTCGCACGAAGAGCTGCACGAGCGGGCCGACGAGCGGATCGAGCACCTGGACGAGCGGCTGTGGGCCGTCGCCACCGCGCTGCACGAGCGGCCGGAACTGTCCTATGAGGAGCACGCGGCCGCCGGACGGCTCACCGCCGAGCTGGCCGCGGACGGCTTCGAGGTGGAAACCGGGGTCGCCGGGCTGGCGACGGCGTTCGTCGCCCGCGCCGGCGAAGGGCGGCCGTGCGTCGCCCTGCTCCTCGAGTACGACGCCCTGCCGGGTCTCGGGCACGCGTGCGGGCACAACCTGATCGCCGCGACCGGCCTGGGGGCCGCGCTGGCCGCCAAGGACGTGCTGGGCGACACCCCGGGCTCGCTGCTCGCGGTGGGCACCCCGGCCGAGGAACGCGGCGGCGGCAAGGTCGCGATGGCCGAGGCGGGCGTCTTCGACGACGTCGACGCGGCCCTGATGGTCCACCCCGGTGTCCACTCGTGGTCGTGGGCGCCGCTGACCGCCCAGGTCGAGGTCAAGGTGACCTTCCACGGCCGGGCGGCGCACCCGACCGGCGACCCGGAGCACGGCATCGACGCCCTCGCCGCGCTGATCCAGGCGTTCGGGGCGATCTCGGCCCTGCGCCAGCGGCTGCCCGCCGGGTCGCACGTCCAGGGGATCGTCACCCGCGGCGGCGAGGCGACGAACATCGTCCCCGACCGCGCCGAAGGCCGGTTCGGCCTCCGCGCGCTGACCACGGACGCGCTGGATCGCCTGGTCGAGGACGTGACGACGTGCGCGGAAGGCGCGGCGCTGGCGACCGGCGCGAAGGTCGACGTCGAACGCCTCGGGCGCGGGTACGCCCACTTCCGCGACAACCCGGTGCTCTCGGAGCGGTTCACCGAGCACCTGGCGGCCTGCGGGATCCACGCGACCCCGCCCTCGCCGGGCGTCTTCCTCGGGTCGTCGGACATCGGGGACGTCAGCGTCCGCGTCCCGGCGATCCACCCGTTCGTCGCGATCACGGCGGAGGAGAAGTCGGATCACACGCCCGAGTTCGCGGAGGCGGCGGCGAGCCCGCGCGGCCGGGCGGCGATGCTGGCCTCGGCGGCGGCGCTGGCGCGCACGGTGATCGACCTGCGGACGCACCCGGCGCTGGTCAGCCGCGCGTGGGACTGCTTCCGGGACCTGGCGCGGAATGGGCGGTGA